One region of Halohasta litchfieldiae genomic DNA includes:
- a CDS encoding TIGR04206 family protein: protein MSRTPGADHTGDRTSTPAALLAVCLLAVVPWIVLSSGDLTFIMSWGLVNTNPWHAFWLPSYLDAARGFGSLPWSLQVWPISLGFYCGALVSAASGVIVDREDPRLTTGLLVLSAVGSLIVWQRLAGSGVSGTAPVGAVATGIVVWWFYWPALRRLGTGRRPVD from the coding sequence GTGAGCCGAACCCCTGGTGCGGATCACACGGGAGACCGAACGTCGACGCCAGCGGCGCTACTGGCGGTCTGTTTGCTTGCTGTCGTGCCATGGATCGTTCTCTCCAGTGGCGATCTGACGTTCATTATGTCGTGGGGGCTCGTCAATACCAACCCGTGGCACGCCTTTTGGCTCCCAAGCTATCTCGATGCAGCACGAGGGTTCGGGAGCCTGCCGTGGTCGCTCCAGGTGTGGCCGATCAGTCTCGGCTTTTACTGTGGCGCACTCGTCAGCGCGGCCAGTGGGGTGATTGTCGACCGCGAAGATCCACGGCTCACGACTGGTCTCCTCGTCCTGTCGGCGGTTGGCTCGCTGATCGTCTGGCAGAGGCTGGCTGGCAGCGGCGTCTCCGGAACGGCCCCAGTCGGCGCGGTGGCGACCGGAATCGTCGTCTGGTGGTTCTACTGGCCAGCGCTTCGGCGACTCGGCACCGGCCGTCGACCGGTCGACTAA
- a CDS encoding zinc ribbon domain-containing protein — protein sequence MPECTNCGNQVEESDNFCSNCGEPQNATAQNQLDQKIATRANQQAGSSQSTSQRSQRDEIIERASYAVGFIFVVSAISVLPSLGGVFTLLGGILLFPPVRQLSARVFGSPLKVEFNAAVAVVLMLLGTAIHYLV from the coding sequence ATGCCGGAGTGTACAAATTGTGGTAACCAGGTAGAGGAATCGGACAACTTCTGTTCGAACTGCGGGGAGCCACAGAACGCGACCGCTCAAAATCAGCTTGATCAGAAAATAGCCACACGGGCGAACCAACAGGCCGGATCGAGTCAGTCGACGAGCCAACGGAGCCAGCGAGACGAGATCATCGAGCGCGCGAGCTATGCCGTCGGCTTTATTTTCGTCGTCTCGGCGATCTCAGTGCTCCCGAGTCTCGGTGGCGTGTTCACGCTCCTCGGCGGCATCCTGCTGTTTCCCCCCGTCCGGCAGCTCTCTGCGCGAGTATTCGGCTCACCACTCAAAGTCGAGTTCAACGCAGCTGTCGCAGTGGTTCTGATGCTTCTCGGTACTGCGATTCATTACCTCGTATAA
- a CDS encoding carboxypeptidase regulatory-like domain-containing protein, translating to MTNEAGEGIENANVEIVGYGTHLSTTTDSNGEYTLRDVPYDTQEIAVTQAKYENITSSVSISTTNSPVTKDVTLERTTGTISGTASSSGKIDGNIPDVDIEISHDNSKDQRLIDDDETDLSSAETTSSDGSYQIEVPTGTVELTAKQDGFKQFGPTTVTVTEDSTTTVDPDMEEDLTTVSGSVENTGSDSVRGATVRIEELEDGGSDIWPGLGPLNDTTDSNGAYTIDSVPVSTTSPEETRTIIASADTFVTEQESRTISNGGNTVDFELEHTDGALSGTVAQSVDGNDNIPLNGITVTVEGEKSVETNPDGTYTFEELPFGTHKMTVKHEDYEATSRQIEIKQGETAQADFAIKRTTDIELSIDSVSPDFWQTGDEVTVKYSFNETVYDTVDFNIDGIVSERTFDTEYGTFEGETTFTVPERQQINDGQYTVELSALGATQTESFEVSNVFDSEQAEFSETDYQSPAGDFVEVSISSGDLDEAYVMIGGDEDANGGNFENHIDVLRVSGDATFVINTRLVGSDRDSEDVYIPINGDVTSYAHSIGADSEPTGEFEDVSFENENGDEIATTLAQFRTQQGVSPMGSPLQANRYQLVAGGSGTVIDRNDGIPDFRQPIARSNLVLTQPEVGNVTIYTLPPGPADQVDQFEDGGEPIGSGDIGSLLGEATETDQIARGDRILIEVQSSGMYGALFDQAASEQAAVADGDVDNIPLEQINTLLERHEGIHIGLTTTEFGGPNHGGSTLQFDNVDSSDLRVLPDDTADLWDNTDTLGSDPLIGGFYIVIDTRGSDPFNNQPQDGDELTFDIAYESPPDERYTYPDYSFGTPPDPFDPAVSEVDGVEHFPYYGASDTTERASNSFVFEDPYIDYGETTLDGELIVAAEAGSVIAGETNIAPGSQVEMQLVASNRPNPQTITIEQVEISEDGSFEVTEDFSAFEPGERVEVEFYSQGRLIDNRLIDRRGVRVVDDLDNPSNFEIESLTDEAEVVRGQRLSAIETTIVNSGEIADRQLVEFDLNGETIRDQSVTLDGGEAASLDLSEEFVVLPVGEYNYTVRTEDDERTGQLTVTEPDSENETQINSIDSEGPTQSEAPGSGDPSEPDPEGLFGIFGIRSRDVAVAATVTGAMHLLGQWT from the coding sequence GTGACGAACGAAGCCGGCGAAGGGATCGAGAACGCAAACGTCGAGATTGTTGGGTACGGGACGCATCTTAGCACGACGACTGACTCGAACGGGGAGTACACACTTCGGGATGTACCATACGACACACAGGAAATTGCAGTCACGCAGGCAAAATACGAGAACATTACCAGTTCAGTTTCTATCTCAACGACCAACTCACCAGTAACAAAAGACGTGACCCTAGAGCGAACCACCGGAACGATTTCGGGAACAGCCTCATCGTCCGGTAAAATCGACGGGAATATTCCCGATGTCGATATCGAAATTAGCCACGACAACAGTAAAGACCAGCGGCTAATTGACGATGATGAAACGGATCTATCATCTGCCGAGACAACCAGTAGCGACGGCTCCTACCAGATCGAAGTGCCGACAGGAACAGTTGAACTCACGGCCAAACAAGACGGGTTCAAACAGTTCGGACCGACCACAGTTACGGTGACCGAAGACAGTACGACCACTGTCGACCCCGATATGGAGGAGGATCTCACAACAGTTTCGGGGTCAGTTGAGAACACTGGTTCCGATTCGGTTCGGGGCGCAACTGTCAGGATCGAAGAGTTGGAGGACGGTGGGTCGGATATCTGGCCGGGTCTGGGGCCGCTGAACGACACGACTGATTCGAACGGTGCGTACACGATTGACTCGGTTCCCGTGAGTACGACCTCACCCGAAGAAACACGGACGATCATTGCCTCGGCGGATACGTTCGTCACTGAACAGGAATCTCGAACGATATCGAACGGCGGCAACACCGTCGACTTCGAACTAGAGCATACCGATGGAGCGCTTTCCGGAACCGTCGCACAGTCTGTGGATGGTAACGATAATATCCCGCTAAATGGAATTACGGTCACGGTCGAGGGCGAGAAGTCGGTTGAGACCAACCCGGACGGGACGTACACGTTCGAGGAACTTCCGTTCGGCACCCACAAGATGACGGTCAAACACGAGGATTACGAGGCTACGAGTCGACAGATCGAAATCAAACAGGGGGAAACGGCGCAAGCCGATTTCGCGATCAAGCGGACAACCGACATCGAACTCAGTATCGACTCGGTCTCGCCAGACTTCTGGCAGACTGGTGATGAAGTGACCGTGAAATACTCGTTCAACGAAACCGTGTACGATACAGTCGACTTCAACATCGACGGGATCGTCTCCGAAAGAACATTCGACACCGAGTACGGGACGTTCGAAGGCGAGACGACGTTCACCGTCCCCGAACGCCAGCAGATCAACGATGGGCAGTACACCGTCGAACTCTCGGCACTCGGAGCGACCCAAACCGAATCGTTCGAGGTCTCGAACGTCTTCGACTCCGAACAGGCGGAGTTCTCCGAGACGGACTACCAGTCACCAGCTGGTGACTTCGTTGAGGTGAGTATTTCGAGCGGTGACCTCGACGAGGCCTATGTGATGATCGGCGGCGATGAGGATGCCAACGGCGGCAACTTCGAGAACCACATCGACGTGCTGCGCGTTTCAGGTGACGCTACGTTCGTCATCAATACCCGACTCGTCGGCAGTGATCGGGATTCTGAGGATGTCTACATACCTATCAATGGGGATGTCACGAGCTACGCCCACTCGATTGGGGCCGACAGCGAACCCACAGGGGAGTTCGAAGACGTTTCGTTCGAGAACGAAAACGGAGACGAGATCGCCACAACGCTTGCCCAGTTCCGAACGCAACAGGGCGTGTCTCCGATGGGGAGCCCACTTCAGGCTAATCGGTATCAACTCGTCGCTGGGGGAAGCGGGACGGTTATCGACCGAAACGACGGGATTCCGGATTTCCGCCAGCCGATTGCCCGGTCGAATCTCGTACTGACCCAACCGGAGGTCGGCAATGTGACGATCTACACGCTTCCCCCGGGGCCGGCAGATCAAGTCGACCAGTTCGAAGACGGGGGCGAACCCATCGGCTCCGGTGATATCGGATCACTACTCGGAGAGGCAACCGAGACCGATCAGATCGCTCGGGGTGATCGGATCCTCATCGAGGTGCAGTCGAGCGGGATGTACGGCGCACTGTTCGATCAGGCAGCCAGCGAGCAGGCCGCAGTAGCCGACGGCGATGTCGACAACATCCCGCTCGAACAGATCAACACGCTCCTTGAACGTCACGAAGGCATCCATATTGGGCTCACGACGACCGAGTTCGGTGGCCCGAACCACGGCGGCTCGACGCTCCAGTTCGACAACGTCGACAGCAGTGATCTCCGCGTGTTACCGGACGACACTGCAGATCTGTGGGACAACACCGACACGCTGGGTAGTGATCCCCTCATTGGCGGGTTTTACATCGTTATCGATACACGTGGAAGCGACCCGTTCAATAATCAGCCGCAGGATGGTGACGAACTGACGTTTGATATCGCCTACGAGTCACCGCCGGATGAACGATACACATATCCGGACTACTCCTTCGGCACCCCACCCGATCCGTTTGATCCCGCCGTAAGCGAAGTCGACGGGGTCGAACACTTCCCGTACTACGGGGCAAGCGACACGACAGAACGTGCCAGCAATTCGTTCGTTTTCGAGGATCCGTACATCGATTACGGCGAGACCACACTGGATGGTGAGCTGATCGTCGCCGCCGAAGCGGGAAGCGTCATCGCGGGCGAGACGAACATCGCGCCCGGCTCACAGGTCGAGATGCAGTTGGTCGCAAGCAACCGTCCGAATCCACAGACGATCACCATCGAACAGGTCGAAATCAGCGAGGACGGCAGCTTCGAGGTGACAGAGGACTTCTCGGCGTTCGAGCCGGGCGAACGAGTCGAAGTCGAGTTCTACTCACAGGGGCGGCTCATCGACAACCGACTCATCGACAGACGCGGCGTGCGAGTCGTCGACGATCTCGACAACCCCTCGAACTTCGAGATCGAATCGCTGACCGATGAGGCGGAGGTCGTTCGCGGCCAGCGACTCTCGGCAATCGAAACGACGATTGTCAACAGCGGTGAGATCGCGGATCGACAACTGGTCGAATTCGATCTCAACGGTGAGACGATCAGGGACCAATCGGTGACACTCGACGGTGGCGAAGCAGCCTCACTGGATCTGTCCGAAGAGTTCGTCGTGCTTCCGGTCGGCGAATACAATTACACTGTCCGGACCGAGGACGACGAACGGACCGGCCAGCTCACCGTTACCGAACCTGATTCCGAGAATGAAACACAAATAAACAGTATCGACAGCGAAGGGCCGACACAGAGTGAGGCACCCGGATCCGGAGATCCGTCAGAACCCGACCCAGAGGGGCTGTTCGGGATATTTGGCATCCGAAGCCGGGATGTTGCGGTCGCGGCGACAGTCACCGGTGCGATGCACCTTCTCGGCCAGTGGACCTGA
- a CDS encoding VOC family protein — protein MTGTIDHVMLRVDDLETSVDWYGTHLGYEEKDRHEGDDFSIVYLGPEGMADDGAMLELTSNHGETTEEVGDAWGHIAVRVPEGELEAHYEQLMDEGVEDYRDPESCGGRYAFVKDPDGHEVEIVQRDYGARWSLDHTMIRVEDADEALGFWTRKFEYVEPRSRWEASSFANYFMAPEDGAKESMWLELTYNYDGRSYTMGDAWGHLGIRVDDLQEDWDQLMLREADDYRDPDACDNMYAFTKDQDGHEIELIERDLDAESLFPF, from the coding sequence ATGACTGGAACCATTGATCACGTGATGCTGCGCGTCGACGACCTCGAAACGTCGGTCGACTGGTATGGGACACATCTGGGCTACGAGGAGAAAGACCGCCACGAGGGCGACGATTTCAGCATCGTCTATCTCGGGCCGGAAGGAATGGCTGACGACGGCGCAATGCTCGAACTCACTTCCAACCACGGCGAGACCACCGAGGAAGTCGGTGATGCGTGGGGCCACATCGCCGTTCGGGTTCCCGAGGGCGAACTCGAAGCCCACTACGAGCAGCTCATGGACGAAGGCGTTGAGGACTACCGTGATCCCGAATCCTGTGGCGGGCGCTATGCGTTCGTCAAAGACCCCGACGGCCACGAGGTCGAGATCGTCCAGCGCGACTACGGCGCACGTTGGTCGCTCGACCACACGATGATCCGCGTCGAGGACGCCGACGAGGCGCTGGGCTTCTGGACCCGGAAATTCGAGTACGTCGAACCGCGTTCCCGCTGGGAGGCCAGCTCCTTTGCGAACTACTTCATGGCCCCCGAAGACGGCGCGAAGGAGTCGATGTGGCTCGAACTCACTTACAACTACGACGGGCGCTCCTACACGATGGGCGACGCGTGGGGCCATCTCGGGATTCGCGTCGACGACCTCCAAGAGGATTGGGACCAGTTGATGCTTCGGGAGGCCGACGACTACCGCGATCCGGACGCCTGCGACAACATGTACGCCTTCACCAAGGATCAGGACGGCCACGAGATCGAACTCATCGAGCGCGACCTCGACGCTGAGTCACTGTTCCCGTTCTAG
- a CDS encoding tubulin/FtsZ family protein, translating into MQLIVCGLGGAGSRLAEGLVAANSRGQRSAVVDSVALDTDEGSLGELEEISDDHRHLYGVLESSGRGLDGHRKRGQEVAEEELTELFRAVDDLQTSRGDAFLLCAGLAGATGATLLPHLAAKLRSVYEIPIYGLGVLPDVDATADEDGSDETGKQVDRAANAGLAIDTVTETTDSLLLFDNALWTKTAETDAEPAVRTRLNETLVTRVTALFEAGEIDRSGRVAESVVDASEVINTLSSGGIVSLGHASQEVDRPTESRFGLGLFMQDKELDETTAIKAIETTVRRAVNGKLTVDINRGSVQRGLLVTGGPPEWLNRQAIADARSWLAQETGSVEIRGGDIPTPDTDTIVALVVLAGVGDCQRVSELRAAAANNTE; encoded by the coding sequence ATGCAACTGATCGTCTGCGGACTCGGTGGGGCGGGCAGTCGACTTGCCGAGGGCCTTGTAGCGGCCAACAGTCGCGGCCAGCGATCCGCGGTCGTCGACAGTGTCGCCCTCGATACCGACGAGGGGTCGCTGGGAGAGCTCGAAGAGATTTCGGACGACCACCGCCACCTGTACGGCGTCCTCGAAAGCTCCGGGCGGGGGTTGGATGGCCACCGAAAACGAGGCCAAGAGGTCGCCGAAGAGGAACTCACGGAGCTGTTTCGGGCGGTCGACGACCTCCAAACATCCCGTGGTGATGCCTTTCTGCTGTGTGCCGGCCTCGCCGGAGCCACTGGCGCGACGCTGCTGCCACACCTCGCAGCCAAACTCCGGAGCGTCTACGAGATCCCGATCTACGGGCTGGGTGTGCTACCGGATGTGGACGCCACGGCGGATGAAGACGGGAGCGACGAGACAGGCAAGCAGGTCGACCGAGCAGCGAATGCAGGGCTGGCTATCGATACCGTTACCGAAACAACCGATTCGTTACTGCTGTTCGACAATGCGCTGTGGACCAAGACAGCCGAAACGGACGCCGAGCCGGCGGTCCGAACGCGGCTCAACGAGACACTGGTGACCCGCGTCACGGCGCTGTTCGAGGCCGGCGAAATCGACCGCAGCGGCCGGGTCGCCGAAAGCGTGGTCGACGCAAGCGAGGTGATCAATACGCTCAGTAGTGGTGGAATCGTGAGTCTCGGCCACGCGAGCCAAGAGGTAGACCGACCGACCGAATCCCGGTTCGGGCTTGGGCTGTTTATGCAGGACAAAGAACTCGACGAGACGACAGCGATCAAGGCCATCGAGACGACAGTCAGACGCGCTGTCAATGGCAAACTCACCGTCGACATCAACCGAGGGTCGGTCCAGCGTGGGCTGCTGGTGACCGGCGGGCCACCCGAATGGCTCAATCGCCAAGCCATCGCCGACGCCCGGTCGTGGCTGGCCCAAGAAACCGGCAGCGTCGAGATTCGTGGCGGTGATATTCCGACACCGGACACCGATACAATCGTTGCGCTCGTGGTGTTGGCTGGCGTCGGTGACTGCCAGCGAGTTTCGGAACTGCGTGCAGCAGCCGCAAATAACACAGAGTAG
- a CDS encoding COG1361 S-layer family protein, with the protein MNVRTLLIGAVLMMLLLAFGGVATGQEVFVRGEPDIEVYSPDNTVAPGQETEFILQLDNEGDVSQGQGTNRELVTTARNVIIEAEMDDDDAPITITSGKQSVGSVPDNQPTDVPLQIEVPNDAEPGTYDIDVEIDYRWSSKVSQNRRGGGPPTTHEQSTSKDYTVEIEVDDSARFRVTDINSTLRVGEEGDITGEIENIGGEDATNAEVQFPTDAENLFPQETAVAVGDIEAGESAEFRIPIEVGSEAEAVPKRFDLPVSFRDENGIRQTDDDPEFLADIAAERDAFTIEAADRSITAGSSTTVDFTITNNRNETVTDIEPKLFADTPLSSSNDEAFVQSLDAGESTTISFDLAASATTPKTYPVTVDIRYRDAGGDSQITDSYRLPIDVSQAEEGGLLGSFGTIIVSIISLLTVGGGYVWYRNQ; encoded by the coding sequence ATGAATGTCCGAACACTCCTTATTGGTGCGGTACTCATGATGCTGCTTCTCGCATTCGGTGGTGTCGCAACCGGACAAGAGGTGTTCGTCCGTGGTGAGCCGGACATCGAGGTGTATTCTCCCGATAATACGGTTGCACCCGGACAAGAAACCGAGTTCATACTCCAACTTGATAATGAAGGAGATGTCAGTCAGGGACAGGGTACGAATCGTGAACTCGTAACGACTGCCCGCAACGTGATCATCGAGGCTGAGATGGACGATGACGATGCCCCAATTACGATCACCTCGGGAAAACAATCAGTCGGCTCCGTTCCGGATAATCAACCCACAGACGTACCGCTCCAGATCGAGGTTCCGAATGATGCCGAGCCCGGCACCTATGATATCGATGTCGAAATCGACTACCGATGGAGTTCCAAAGTCAGTCAAAACCGTCGCGGCGGTGGCCCACCAACCACACACGAGCAATCCACCTCGAAAGACTACACCGTTGAAATCGAAGTCGACGATAGCGCCCGCTTCCGTGTCACCGACATCAATAGTACTCTTCGCGTGGGCGAGGAAGGCGACATCACCGGCGAGATCGAGAACATCGGAGGTGAGGACGCCACTAACGCCGAAGTCCAGTTCCCGACCGACGCCGAGAACCTGTTCCCACAGGAAACGGCTGTCGCCGTCGGTGACATTGAGGCCGGCGAGTCCGCCGAGTTCCGCATCCCAATCGAGGTCGGCAGTGAGGCCGAAGCCGTCCCCAAACGCTTCGACCTCCCAGTGTCATTCCGCGACGAAAACGGCATCCGACAGACCGATGACGACCCCGAGTTCCTCGCCGACATCGCCGCCGAGCGCGACGCATTCACTATCGAAGCCGCCGACCGTTCGATCACCGCCGGCAGCAGTACCACCGTCGACTTCACCATCACCAACAACCGCAACGAGACGGTGACTGACATCGAACCGAAACTGTTCGCCGACACACCGCTCAGCAGTAGCAACGATGAGGCGTTCGTCCAGTCGCTCGATGCAGGCGAGTCGACAACGATCAGCTTCGATCTCGCGGCGAGTGCTACAACGCCGAAAACGTATCCCGTCACGGTCGACATCCGGTATAGAGATGCCGGTGGTGACAGCCAGATCACCGACAGCTACCGACTACCGATTGACGTCAGTCAAGCCGAAGAGGGTGGGCTGTTGGGTTCGTTCGGTACCATCATTGTCTCAATCATCTCGCTGCTGACAGTCGGTGGCGGCTACGTCTGGTATCGAAATCAGTAG
- a CDS encoding BGTF surface domain-containing protein — MTNENYSNKLRAIFLAFIMVTSVFGGAMAFSGGAAAVPADPAPSAEDVDVTDGVQTQEISFTAENEPGDGDYNNGTSANGTITISPVADLTFDNVSVDSVDGVTAEVDNGDIVVTVDAVNTVTASEVDITVNAEVDPSGTTAASGTYDLESDSGSDQTAEFDITSSGSGDANLGSGATFWEGQNLDLFIRSNVDDTTDYQVRELDTTANDGEGSIEGLVEEVSIDSDDRTLSYDSEGLNGDYVITPADDSSTAIVFENGIANSTVTDSGTDTNNAGFEVTEQSLSVAFDDENVDDSETTYLDLDTNRGTTDVVVHANGDLDDEDFETIFNDTDADYTLDLTLDSGEVDDLDDDYDLDQEDAVVLRDVSDLDTDDENGPADFSDIDMGEYDFQFDVSDTAASDSASISVTEEDVDAEFTEDVTTSAAGDLVEFTVEMEDASETFIQIGDEDVGFVDFLHVEDDDDDGEVTFTVNTRTLGTAVDTERVYDSEDDIINSEVHGDDTGAEFYDDDEDNLLNASNNPDTNSDFEVYLDQLDLIDVADETAQEQLTRPLQPAEYDIITADFADEGEGEFGVNSDDEAEANEELSAALLELEAPTIGDLTTHVASAADADEDDNVEDLLGSVTPREEIAEDDRLVIQVEATGFEGALVDSTGDFDSLEDGMTLAEFNGIINDSEDADWASEGINFNVEADDATGNQDATELDLENDDESQAFVVFDEDNGQFFVVVDTSAGDDVFSGSIDDGDTFTAEMEYETDEDDRYAFADGPVEPYNGEADNDEGGPAYPYFQADSTVTSEATFDIVAPEVNFDNVNVDGNLEAENIEDAEISGTTNVAPGTDGEIQVSSTDASTSFRNGQSVNISEDGEISAEFDFSDQEVDDEFDTSFRVGGSDIDSVSSILVEEGTLEDDAPEEDDESEDDMSDDGESDDSASDDGESDDSASDDSASDDGESDDSSSEETPGFGAIVALVAVLGAALLATRRQN; from the coding sequence ATGACAAACGAAAACTATAGCAACAAACTGCGCGCCATCTTCCTGGCGTTCATCATGGTCACCTCCGTCTTCGGAGGGGCTATGGCGTTCTCCGGTGGAGCGGCCGCAGTGCCAGCTGATCCCGCACCTAGTGCGGAAGATGTAGATGTTACAGATGGCGTACAGACTCAAGAAATTAGCTTTACAGCAGAAAATGAGCCCGGCGATGGGGACTACAACAACGGCACATCAGCCAACGGTACAATCACCATCTCACCCGTTGCGGATCTAACCTTCGACAATGTCAGTGTTGACAGCGTTGATGGTGTTACTGCAGAAGTTGATAATGGTGACATTGTCGTTACCGTTGACGCAGTCAACACAGTCACTGCATCTGAAGTTGACATCACCGTCAACGCAGAGGTAGATCCATCCGGTACTACTGCTGCCTCCGGAACTTACGATCTCGAAAGTGACAGTGGCAGCGATCAGACTGCCGAGTTCGACATCACCTCTAGCGGTAGTGGAGATGCCAACCTCGGTAGTGGGGCAACATTCTGGGAAGGACAGAACCTTGACCTGTTCATCCGATCTAATGTCGATGACACGACCGATTACCAGGTTCGTGAGCTAGACACTACGGCCAACGATGGAGAAGGTTCCATCGAAGGGCTTGTAGAAGAAGTTAGCATCGACAGCGATGACCGCACACTGTCATACGACAGTGAAGGTCTCAACGGCGACTACGTGATCACGCCGGCTGATGACAGTAGTACCGCGATCGTCTTCGAGAACGGAATCGCAAACAGTACCGTTACAGATTCCGGTACAGACACAAACAATGCTGGCTTCGAAGTCACTGAGCAGTCGCTGAGTGTCGCCTTCGATGACGAGAACGTCGACGACAGTGAAACGACGTACCTCGACCTCGACACGAACCGTGGTACCACGGACGTTGTCGTCCACGCAAACGGTGACCTCGACGACGAGGACTTCGAAACGATCTTCAATGACACCGACGCTGACTACACCCTCGATCTGACCCTTGACTCAGGCGAGGTTGACGACCTCGACGACGACTACGACCTCGATCAGGAGGACGCAGTCGTTCTTCGAGACGTCAGCGACCTTGACACGGACGATGAAAACGGCCCAGCCGACTTCAGCGACATTGACATGGGAGAATACGACTTCCAGTTCGATGTCTCTGACACGGCAGCCAGCGACTCGGCTTCGATCAGCGTGACCGAAGAAGACGTCGACGCTGAATTCACCGAAGACGTCACCACGTCGGCTGCTGGTGACCTCGTTGAGTTCACCGTCGAAATGGAAGACGCTAGCGAGACCTTCATCCAGATCGGTGACGAGGATGTTGGCTTCGTTGATTTCCTTCACGTCGAAGATGACGACGATGATGGCGAAGTGACCTTTACGGTCAACACGCGAACACTCGGTACGGCCGTTGACACCGAGCGAGTCTACGACTCAGAAGACGATATCATCAACAGTGAAGTCCACGGCGATGATACGGGTGCTGAGTTCTACGATGACGACGAAGACAACCTGCTGAATGCAAGCAATAACCCAGATACGAACAGCGACTTCGAGGTCTACCTCGATCAACTCGATCTGATCGACGTTGCGGACGAGACTGCACAGGAGCAGCTTACCCGTCCACTCCAGCCAGCAGAGTACGACATCATCACCGCTGACTTCGCCGACGAAGGCGAAGGTGAATTCGGTGTCAACTCTGATGACGAAGCAGAAGCAAACGAAGAACTCAGCGCAGCGCTTCTCGAACTAGAAGCACCTACAATCGGTGATCTCACAACGCACGTCGCTTCTGCAGCTGATGCTGACGAAGACGACAACGTTGAAGATCTCCTCGGTTCGGTCACCCCACGCGAAGAAATCGCAGAAGATGACCGACTCGTCATCCAAGTTGAAGCAACTGGCTTCGAGGGTGCACTTGTTGACAGTACCGGTGACTTCGATTCGCTCGAAGACGGTATGACCCTCGCCGAATTCAATGGCATCATCAACGACAGTGAGGATGCAGATTGGGCCAGCGAAGGCATCAACTTCAACGTCGAAGCTGATGACGCAACTGGCAACCAGGACGCAACCGAACTTGATCTCGAAAACGATGATGAAAGCCAAGCGTTCGTCGTCTTCGACGAAGACAACGGTCAGTTCTTCGTCGTAGTTGACACCAGTGCAGGAGACGATGTCTTCAGCGGCTCCATCGACGACGGTGACACGTTCACCGCCGAGATGGAATACGAGACCGACGAAGACGACCGCTACGCATTCGCCGATGGCCCAGTAGAGCCATACAATGGTGAAGCAGACAATGACGAGGGAGGTCCAGCCTACCCGTACTTCCAGGCTGACTCCACTGTGACCAGCGAGGCCACGTTCGATATTGTCGCACCGGAAGTCAACTTCGACAACGTGAATGTTGACGGCAATCTCGAAGCCGAGAACATCGAAGACGCTGAGATCTCGGGAACGACGAACGTCGCACCCGGTACGGACGGCGAAATCCAAGTCTCCTCAACTGATGCATCGACCTCGTTCCGTAACGGACAGAGCGTCAACATCAGCGAAGACGGAGAAATTTCGGCTGAATTCGACTTCAGCGATCAGGAAGTCGACGACGAGTTCGACACCAGCTTCCGCGTTGGCGGCTCGGACATTGACTCTGTCAGCTCCATCCTCGTCGAAGAGGGCACTCTCGAAGACGATGCCCCTGAAGAAGACGACGAGTCTGAAGACGATATGAGCGACGACGGTGAATCCGACGACAGCGCGTCCGACGACGGTGAATCCGACGACAGCGCGTCCGACGACAGCGCGTCCGACGACGGTGAATCCGACGACTCCTCCAGCGAGGAGACGCCCGGATTCGGCGCCATCGTCGCACTCGTCGCAGTCCTCGGCGCAGCACTCCTCGCGACCCGACGTCAGAACTAA
- a CDS encoding universal stress protein — MYDTVLFPTDGSETATEAAVHAIDLADRHDAGIHVLYVVDHERVSRMAPKLGTDHIKETLQEEGETATSEIADRAAAAGLETTTAIREGAPADVISDYTDTVAADAIVMGTNGRTGMDRLLLGSVAERVIQTTDVPVTTVKSPADE; from the coding sequence ATGTACGATACCGTGCTGTTTCCGACCGACGGAAGCGAGACCGCAACCGAGGCCGCGGTCCACGCGATCGACCTCGCCGACCGCCACGACGCCGGGATTCACGTGCTCTACGTCGTCGACCACGAGCGGGTCAGCCGGATGGCTCCCAAACTCGGTACTGACCACATCAAAGAAACGCTCCAGGAGGAAGGCGAAACGGCCACCAGCGAGATCGCCGATCGGGCCGCGGCGGCCGGACTCGAAACCACGACGGCCATTCGTGAGGGCGCACCCGCCGACGTGATCTCCGACTACACCGACACCGTTGCGGCCGACGCGATCGTCATGGGAACCAACGGCCGGACCGGGATGGATCGGCTCCTGCTCGGCAGCGTTGCCGAACGGGTGATCCAGACGACCGATGTCCCAGTGACGACGGTCAAATCGCCCGCCGACGAGTAG